A genomic stretch from Scheffersomyces stipitis CBS 6054 chromosome 6, complete sequence includes:
- a CDS encoding predicted protein: MQLKELRESPDDIVTVLELSEINSLLTDKVLSNIRFDHLNICIEYNDEFENNLRGFAEFIEQNPAKISSMGDIGYHIHFAPGKKWKDYKEYEIKEYNRFLDVLNKVAGDKVVHCSVINKYDMDTVYITERNELAKLGQEIQGDIEYWKHLKVLDYGESSIRFLPGVQLPDSLQVLNIGGGYALETLTGFKMPPKLKTLLAGQGAVHSIDNIVFPATLESLGLEDNKIYLLNYVEFPATLKHLDISQNRIESLRGVNFPEDLISLNLGFNPIDSIKGVKFPETLRYLEVSNIPNESMTGVKFPDNLEVLNLQSSMTTTRGLKLPSNVKTLILTGNGVNSINPLKLPNSVEILYLNDNNIKTLNKVQFPTALKELYLGDNMITTLKNVTLPPTLEILDLQNDPDAEEHEKYITTLKDVVFPPNLKVLKLGYHSIKIIESIDFPYSLTSLYLSYNDLKLIRGVRFGNYLKLLDLSGNPELTNIDNLVLPESLAELRVPVELIPNLPAYIIDRANKKQLLIKKGFSP, encoded by the coding sequence ATGCAATTGAAAGAGCTCAGAGAACTGCCCGACGACATCGTAACAGTCCTCGAGCTTTCTGAAATAAATTCGCTATTGACAGATAAAGTCCTCTCCAATATCAGATTTGATCATTTGAACATTTGTATAGAGTACAACGACGAATTTGAGAATAATTTGAGAGGATTTGCTGAGTTCATCGAACAAAATCCGGCCAAGATTTCCAGTATGGGAGACATTGGTTATCATATCCACTTTGCACCTGgaaagaaatggaaagactACAAAGAATATGAGATCAAGGAGTACAATAGATTCTTGGATGTCTTGAACAAGGTAGCAGGTGACAAAGTTGTTCATTGTTCGGTCATTAACAAGTATGACATGGATACTGTCTACATCACTGAACGTAATGAACTCGCAAAACTTGGACAGGAAATTCAAGGAGATATTGAGTACTGGAAGCATTTGAAAGTATTGGATTACGGTGAAAGCAGCATAAGGTTCTTACCAGGGGTGCAGTTACCGGATAGTTTACAGGTATTGAATATTGGAGGAGGGTACGCCTTGGAGACATTGACTGGTTTCAAAATGCCTCCCAAATTGAAAACATTATTGGCTGGCCAGGGGGCAGTTCATTCCATTGATAATATTGTATTCCCTGCTACTTTAGAAAGCTTAGGCTTGgaagacaacaagattTACTTATTAAATTACGTAGAATTCCCTGCTACTTTGAAACACCTAGATATTTCCCAAAACAGAATTGAATCCTTGCGAGGTGTGAATTTCCCAGaagatttgatttcattgaaTTTGGGGTTTAATCCCATCGATTCTATCAAAGGTGTCAAGTTCCCAGAAACTTTGAGGTACTTGGAAGTATCTAACATTCCCAACGAGTCTATGACCGGAGTAAAGTTCCCGGACAATTTGGAAGTGTTGAATCTACAATCGTCAATGACAACCACTAGAGGTTTGAAATTGCCTTCGAATGTAAAGACTTTGATTTTGACTGGTAATGGAGTTAACAGTATCAACCCTTTGAAATTGCCGAACTCTGTGGAGATACTCTACTTGaacgacaacaacatcaagacTCTTAACAAGGTGCAATTTCCAACAGCATTAAAAGAGTTGTATTTGGGAGATAACATGATAACcactttgaagaatgtaACTTTACCCCCCACCTTGGAAATTTTAGATCTTCAAAATGATCCTGATGCCGAAGAGCACGAAAAGTACATTACAACTCTTAAGGATGTGGTATTCCCTCCGAATTTGAAAGTGCTCAAGTTGGGATACCACTCAATAAAAATCATAGAATCAATAGACTTCCCTTATAGTTTGACGTCATTGTATTTATCATACAACGACCTCAAGCTTATTCGCGGAGTGCGGTTTGGCAATTATCTCAAGTTATTGGATTTAAGTGGGAATCCAGAACTCACCAACATCGATAATCTAGTCCTTCCTGAGTCATTGGCAGAATTGCGAGTTCCAGTTGAGTTGATTCCCAACTTGCCTGCCTATATCATTGACAGAGCGAACAAAAAGCAATTGCTCATCAAGAAAGGGTTTTCGCCTTAA
- a CDS encoding predicted protein has protein sequence MLPTHPDLEVIKFVTNVVGRDPIETPVSGAETIDVKIPESSKFVMTIHFKVKNRALKNFKYKQVVKKAGITIRNQEFLIGDYEPSDEVYTKDFPEDTTPGGFLMRGVYPSHSLYFDEVEQLLDVKWDLEITKK, from the coding sequence ATGTTACCTACGCATCCAGATTTGGAAGTTATCAAATTCGTCACTAACGTCGTGGGCCGGGATCCAATTGAGACTCCTGTTTCTGGAGCAGAGACTATCGATGTCAAAATTCCCGAAAGCTCTAAGTTTGTCATGACCATTCATTTCAAGGTCAAGAACAGagccttgaagaacttcaagtacaaACAGGTCGTCAAGAAAGCTGGTATTACCATCAGGAATCAGGAGTTCCTCATTGGTGACTATGAGCCTTCTGATGAAGTCTACACCAAGGATTTCCCAGAAGATACTACTCCTGGTGGATTTTTGATGAGAGGGGTATACCCAAGTCACTCCTTGTACTTCGACGAAGTGGAACAGTTATTGGATGTGAAATGGGACTTGGAAATTACCAAGAAATAG
- a CDS encoding predicted protein: MSYIRPATHAGSWYSNNPTKLGLQLEAYFHKAESHSGEDSRHIIPGARILIGPHAGFAYSGERLAETFTVWDTSKVKRIFMLGPSHHVYFKNSVMVSQFEWYETPFGNIPVDTETIEKLLHTKPQSHGHSLTHAKDSVFKYMSEEMDEDEHSFEMHAPFIYQKTHDLPQGIPKIIPILISGMDEKLNDEVVSALLPYLENEENHFIISSDFCHWGSRFGYTKYVPQKVDSLQLLTENLSSLGHSLRTKPNELPIYKSIEVLDKAAMEIASSGSYSDWKTYISQTGNTICGQKPIAVVLKLIQKYRLAAGDTDKAAIFKWIGYSQSNQARRASDSSVSYASGYVTI; encoded by the coding sequence ATGCTGTATATCCGCCCTGCCACACATGCCGGCTCGTGGTACTCAAACAATCCTACCAAGTTGGGGTTGCAGTTAGAAGCCTACTTTCACAAGGCTGAATCACATAGCGGAGAAGACTCCAGACACATAATACCTGGTGCACGAATCTTAATAGGTCCCCATGCTGGCTTTGCCTATTCTGGTGAACGTTTGGCTGAAACTTTTACTGTATGGGACACTTCTAAAGTAAAGAGAATCTTCATGTTGGGACCTTCTCATCATGTttatttcaagaattcgGTGATGGTGTCGCAGTTTGAATGGTACGAAACTCCGTTCGGTAATATTCCCGTAGACACCGAAACGATCGAGAAGTTGCTCCACACCAAGCCGCAGTCACATGGCCACTCTCTTACACATGCAAAAGATTCTGTGTTCAAGTACATGAGTGAAGAGATGGATGAAGACGAACATTCGTTTGAAATGCACGCGCCTTTTATCTACCAAAAGACCCACGATTTGCCCCAGGGCATTCCCAAGATCATTCCCATACTTATCAGTGGAATGgatgagaagttgaacgatGAGGTGGTGTCGGCTTTGTTGCCCTATCTCGAAAATGAAGAGAACCACTTCATCATCAGTCTGGACTTCTGCCACTGGGGCTCTCGTTTCGGATACACCAAATATGTTCCTCAGAAGGTCGACTCCCTTCAGCTCCTCACCGAAAACTTATCGAGCTTGGGCCATTCATTGAGAACCAAACCCAACGAATTACCCATATATAAGTCAATAGAGGTGTTGGATAAAGCTGCGATGGAAATTGCTTCACTGGGAAGCTATTCTGACTGGAAAACCTACATTTCTCAAACAGGAAACACTATCTGTGGCCAGAAGCCCATCGCAGtggtgttgaagttgattcAAAAGTATAGATTGGCTGCCGGTGATACAGATAAGGCAGCCATCTTTAAGTGGATAGGCTATTCTCAGAGTAACCAAGCACGTAGGGCTTCGGATTCGAGTGTCTCATATGCTTCTGGTTATGTTACGATTTGA
- a CDS encoding predicted protein produces MSDGKLFAKSNSVELRAELEQAMKKSKSHSRIKIVLRKVIANIILNNNELAAMMPDVIDLFKIDDLEIRKMCFQYLSNYAHVNPRDASEALPYLEQFLNDSSPIVRALAIRTLASVANKDYIERTVGAVRTGLGDVDPYVRKTAAYAVSRLYQHDPTRTEKHNLISELNELLYDKNQVVVSNALASLSYVTDHSRTLTLAIDKAHSMALITHLGNANEWCQIYILNSLMSYVPQNSEEALDLIEATIPSLQHENSSVVLNAIKVIVYYSHYVKNPGLIFPTLPKRLGTSLISLLSKPAEIQFLVLRNVILLLLGSKDLVSFEVEMFFCHNEDPIYIKDTKLEIIYLLANEQNVHVVLRELEEYATEVDVSMARKAIRALGNLAVKLPNAADACVEVIQNLFNEGISYIVQESAVVLKNIMRKYPNKFQQETLELVKFYKLIDEPDAKASMIWIIGQACQFIDSVETIFEVIISNFKDDPIEVQYATLTAATKLYLMLPEKGEKTVLNVLKWATEESDNPDIRERGYIYWRLISSEYASGKSGNFQEVTKEIILNPNPIISPENDSIDPKILEELELNIGTLASIYLKPVSHVFRLAKVKSLPNSPVLQKRAQGPVTSDVTVATKNAQSTSGRKVSVISSPVADTSFPARNLTPRSTSSKQTYDSTGSSNEDISSKDSFAKRLTRKATQLAARKGSRD; encoded by the coding sequence ATGAGTGATGGAAAGCTCTTTGCTAAATCGAACTCAGTGGAGTTGCGTGCGGAGTTAGAGCAGgcgatgaagaagtctaaGTCGCATTCCCGAATCAAGATTGTACTCCGGAAAGTCATAGCCAACATCattttgaacaacaacGAATTGGCCGCCATGATGCCCGATGTAATTGATTTGTTTAAAATTGATGATCTTGAGATCCGCAAAATGTGTTTCCAGTACTTATCCAATTATGCCCATGTAAATCCTCGGGATGCCTCGGAAGCATTGCCATATTTGGAGCAGTTCCTCAACGATTCATCGCCTATTGTTCGAGCTTTGGCTATAAGAACTTTGGCTTCTGTAGCTAACAAGGACTATATAGAACGGACAGTTGGAGCAGTCAGAACTGGACTCGGCGATGTAGATCCTTACGTTCGAAAAACTGCTGCCTATGCTGTGTCTCGTTTGTACCAGCATGATCCAACAAGGACTGAAAAACACAACTTGATCAGTGAACTTAACGAGCTTTTATACGACAAAAACCAAGTGGTCGTTTCCAATGCCTTAGCATCATTGAGTTACGTTACCGACCATAGTAGAACGTTGACATTGGCTATAGACAAAGCCCATTCCATGGCTCTCATAACCCATTTGGGTAATGCCAATGAATGGTGCCAGATCTACATTTTGAATTCGCTCATGTCGTACGTACCACAAAATTCAGAGGAAGCCTTGGATCTCATCGAGGCAACTATTCCATCTTTGCAACATGAAAACTCATCGGTTGTTCTCAATGCCATTAAAGTCATCGTTTACTACAGTCATTACGTGAAGAACCCAGGCTTGATATTTCCTACTCTTCCCAAGAGATTGGGAACATCCCTTATCTCTCTCTTGTCAAAACCTGCTGAGATTCAGTTTTTGGTCTTGCGAAACGTCATTTTGCTCCTCTTGGGTTCCAAAGATTTAGTCAgttttgaagttgaaatgTTCTTCTGCCACAATGAAGATCCTATCTATATCAAGGACACTAAGTTGGAAATCATCTATCTATTGGCCAACGAGCAAAATGTCCATGTAGTATTGAGGGAACTTGAAGAGTATGCCACTGAAGTAGATGTTTCCATGGCAAGAAAGGCAATAAGAGCATTAGGAAACTTGGCAGTGAAGCTCCCCAATGCAGCAGACGCATGTGTAGAGGTGATACAaaatttgttcaacgaaGGAATATCATACATTGTACAAGAATCGGCAGTTGTGTTAAAAAACATCATGAGAAAGTATCCAAACAAGTTTCAGCAAGAGACGTTAGAGCTTGTGAAGTTCTACAAGCTAATTGACGAACCTGACGCAAAAGCATCGATGATTTGGATCATCGGACAAGCTTGTCAATTTATAGATCTGGTTGAAACAATTTTTGAAGTTATCATATCAAACTTTAAAGACGACCCAATCGAAGTGCAGTATGCGACATTGACGGCGGCAACTAAATTGTATTTGATGCTCCCTGAAAAAGGAGAAAAAACGGTATTGAATGTCCTTAAATGGGCTACAGAAGAGTCTGATAATCCAGACATAAGAGAGAGGGGATACATTTATTGGAGAttaatttcttctgaatATGCCAGTGGTAAGTCTGGCAATTTCCAGGAAGTTACCAAGGAGATTATATTGAATCCTAATCCCATTATATCACCTGAAAATGATAGTATAGATCCCAAGATAttagaagaacttgaactcaACATAGGGACATTGGCTTCAATTTACTTAAAGCCAGTTCTGCATGTTTTCCGTCTAGCAAAGGTTAAATCCCTTCCCAACAGCCCAGTCCTTCAAAAGCGGGCACAAGGGCCAGTGACATCCGATGTGACAGTAGCAACCAAGAATGCACAGTCAACTCTGGGTAGAAAAGTCTCTGTGATTTCTTCGCCAGTTGCAGATACTAGTTTTCCGGCAAGAAATTTGACACCCAgatctacttcttcaaaacaGACTTACGATTCTACTGGCTCGTCAAACGAAgacatttcttcaaaggaCAGTTTTGCAAAACGGTTAACGAGAAAAGCCACTCAATTGGCCGCCAGAAAGGGCTCAAGAGATTAG
- a CDS encoding predicted protein (go_function protein kinase activity; ATP binding~go_process protein amino acid phosphorylation), producing the protein TTFCENGCYFSIDSRYELEKVLGKGSYGTVCSAIDTRKSHPDAEYSRIAIKKVSNIFNKDILLKRAVRELKFMRHFKGHRNVNLDIVFTKPYDGLYCYQELADLDLARVLYSNIQFSEFHIQSFIYQILTGLKYIHSADVIHRDLKPGNILVTTQGTLKICDFGLARGVNPRYFKHRSSQITNYVATRWYRAPELMLSEKRYTKAVDLWAVGCILAELYGRKPLFPGKNQMDQIHCIVRVLGTPLPAVINRNNWKFLLPPRPQYRVSEWSQLYPFASKDGQELIESLLQWDPEKRLSVHQAISHRFIEPVRDSNSEALCEVFDFSFENRATTLGELRELLEREVEMFKAERKSAEM; encoded by the exons ACCACTTTCTGTGAAAATGGATGCTATTTTTCCATTGACTCCAGATACGAGTTAGAGAAGGTGTTGGGCAAGGGATCCTATGGAACAGTATGCTCTGCAATCgatacaagaaaatcacaCCCCGATGCCGAATACTCTAGGATTGCAATTAAGAAGGTGTCcaacattttcaacaaggatATCCTTCTCAAAAGAGCAGTTCGTGAGTTGAAATTCATGAGACACTTCAAAGGACACAGAAATGTAA ACTTAGATATTGTTTTTACCAAGCCATATGACGGTCTCTACTGCTATCAAGAACTAGCAGATCTCGACTTGGCTCGAGTTCTCTATTCCAACATTCAATTTTCCGAGTTCCACATTCAAAGCTTCATCTACCAGATTTTGACCGGGTTGAAATACATCCACTCAGCTGATGTCATTCATAGGGATTTGAAGCCAGGAAACATATTGGTAACTACACAAGGTACTCTCAAAATCTGCGATTTTGGACTAGCAAGAGGAGTCAATCCACGTTACTTTAAACACCGTTCTTCACAAATCACCAACTATGTGGCTACTCGTTGGTACAGAGCTCCAGAACTAATGCTTTCTGAGAAGAGGTATACCAAGGCAGTTGATCTCTGGGCAGTTGGGTGTATTCTTGCTGAGCTATATGGGAGAAAACCACTCTTTCCTGGAAAGAATCAGATGGATCAGATCCACTGTATAGTACGAGTACTTGGTACACCCCTTCCAGCTGTCATCAATAGAAACAACTGgaaatttcttcttcccCCTCGTCCGCAGTACAGGGTATCTGAATGGAGCCAATTGTATCCATTTGCTTCCAAGGATGGGCAGGAGCTTATTGAAAGCTTGTTACAATGGGATCCAGAGAAGAGATTAAGCGTACACCAAGCCATCAGCCACCGGTTCATTGAACCTGTCAGAGACTCCAATAGTGAAGCTCTATGTGAGGTGTTCGATTTCAGTTTTGAAAACAGGGCTACGACTTTAGGAGAACTACGTGAACTATTGGAGAGAGAGGTAGAGATGTTCAAAGCGGAGCGGAAGCTGGCGGAAATGTAA
- a CDS encoding predicted protein (go_function nucleic acid binding; helicase activity; ATP binding) has protein sequence MPPKKANINTSKWPPSFQRLYRLFVQINTHLTFLSSHSRTTIPTFELLQKLNPDINTLDLTLMKGLLPDKHVAYKYVDENQLMLSMAEKVEYSRSHGYKQGNASSMDDAFEQVANNHGLSGSNQLLVFDFQDTRMHGIGGVVKGGRAKRRKVEQNDTNNDFFLSSSDLAFSPLTQIQLTRMINSRSDNFKEILKAYLDGFSEEEVSQDIPMQKLVAKYEPLIPQPPVLNDPVEQLEHSHKVVDRKSKPTLDEMLIVLKQEPFYKGQIEQVCTLTPAQKAMKVPLGDFEGHIYNIHPELRDALYNYKGIDIYKDLYSHQADALKTLLQPNSFGRHVIVSTATASGKSLIYQIPVLNEILWDITNGKKSRSTTAFFIFPTKALAQDQKRHLEEFISYLPTNEKRKIIVQTYDGDTASRDRNFVRSFADIVFTNPDTIHASVLPNHLGYSDSSGWIPFLRSLKFIVVDELHVYKGTFGIQVSYVMTRLLRITEKLKNGVNDITFVSCSATISNPVAHFRAVCAIPKCDQVVHVANDGSPCSERKLVVWNPPALMNKKGQIQSTLKSSMTIESTVSNTLIPRVGIVAESARLLVHLLSNLSEIKVIVFCPIRVVCELLMNEVRHLLRSSDHTERALLNEHDIMSYRGGYSKEDRRVIEQKMFTGQLRAIVATNALELGIDLSDLDIVITCGFPISKSHMHQQFGRAGRARDSKGSLAIFVAGPTPIDQYYLSNYKDILDKNSYEDLCVDGLLDLGSYHLTLEQHMQCAAFEDPLDIVEDLKWFAPDGSTGKANAFVKICQERLLKDNTGKYRTSPNFLPWPSDLVTIRAIEESSFAVVDITNGRNIVIEEVESSRTNFTLYEGGIFLHQGFPYLVREFNADQKFAKVERVNVDWTTSQRDFTDMDPMEAQYVKQLYPPNSAVPSDIPVFLGLVKTTIKVFGFFKLNRRNEILEAVDVKNSPVIIINKGFWVDIGSEVIDIINKKQLSPAAGIHAASHAIINILPVFINGTVDTSSKSYYSGVGEAELVTECKAPEKEFARRESNRKRPARLIFNDSKGGELGSGMSAKAFEYFDEILQTTFDKVRNCECEWGCPLCIAPKFCKERSIVMSKPAALLILASLLGYDLNEFQEQVQDGPEQNMPAITIETIESGPSTVKFSKDVEIISVRKARHPLNPKVEVKE, from the coding sequence ATGCCACCCAAAAAAGCAAATATCAATACGTCGAAATGGCCCCCGTCGTTCCAAAGATTGTATAGGCTCTTTGTCCAGATCAATACCCATTTGACTTTTCTTTCGTCTCATTCTAGAACAACCATACCGACatttgaacttcttcagaaactcAATCCTGATATCAACACGCTTGATTTGACATTAATGAAGGGTTTACTTCCCGATAAACACGTTGCTTACAAATATGTGGACGAGAATCAACTCATGCTATCTATGGCAGAGAAAGTGGAGTACAGCAGATCACACGGCTATAAGCAGGGGAATGCTAGCTCTATGGATGATGCCTTTGAACAAGTAGCGAACAACCATGGCCTCTCTGGCTCCAATCAATTACTCGTATTTGACTTCCAAGACACAAGAATGCACGGAATAGGTGGCGTAGTAAAAGGAGGCAGGgccaaaagaagaaaggtaGAACAGAATGATACTAATaatgatttctttctttccagTTCGGATTTGGCTTTTCTGCCTTTGACTCAAATCCAACTAACTAGAATGATTAACAGTAGATCcgacaacttcaaagagATACTAAAGGCATATCTAGATGGATTTAGTGAGGAAGAAGTTTCACAAGATATTCCCATGCAAAAGTTGGTTGCCAAATATGAGCCTTTAATACCGCAACCTCCTGTTTTGAACGATCCAGTAGAACAATTGGAACATTCGCATAAAGTTGTAGATCGCAAGTCTAAACCAACATTGGATGAAATGCTCATTGTTTTGAAGCAGGAACCTTTTTATAAAGGTCAGATCGAACAGGTTTGTACCTTGACTCCTGCTCAGAAAGCTATGAAGGTGCCTTTAGGGGACTTCGAAGGccatatatataatattCATCCGGAACTAAGAGATGCTCTATACAATTATAAAGGAATTGATATATACAAGGACTTGTATTCCCATCAAGCTGATGCCTTAAAAACACTCTTACAACCCAATAGTTTTGGAAGACATGTTATTGTGAGTACTGCCACAGCTTCAGGGAAGTCGCTCATCTATCAGATCCCAGTATTGAATGAAATTTTGTGGGATATTACTAATGGTAAGAAATCCAGATCGACAACTGCATTCTTCATATTTCCGACCAAAGCATTAGCTCAGGATCAAAAACGacatttggaagaatttATACTGTACCTACCCACCaatgaaaagagaaaaattaTAGTACAAACATATGATGGAGATACGGCAAGCCGAGATAGAAACTTTGTTAGATCTTTTGCTGATATTGTATTTACCAACCCAGATACAATTCATGCATCTGTATTACCTAATCACCTAGGGTATTCTGATTCCTCTGGGTGGATTCCGTTCCTTCGTAGTCTCAAGTTCATTGTAGTCGATGAATTGCATGTGTATAAGGGTACCTTTGGTATTCAAGTAAGTTATGTGATGACTAGACTTCTAAGAATTACCGAGAAACTCAAAAATGGGGTCAATGACATTACCTTTGTTTCATGTTCAGCAACAATTTCCAATCCTGTGGCTCATTTCAGAGCAGTTTGTGCTATACCAAAGTGTGATCAAGTAGTTCATGTTGCCAACGACGGCAGCCCATGCTCTGAGAGGAAGTTGGTAGTGTGGAATCCACCAGCTTTGATGAATAAGAAGGGTCAGATTCAGTCTACATTAAAGTCTTCAATGACGATAGAGTCTACTGTAAGTAACACTCTAATTCCAAGAGTGGGAATAGTTGCTGAACTGGCTCGATTGTTGGTTCATCTCCTTTCAAATTTGTCCGAAATTAAAGTGATTGTATTCTGCCCTATTAGAGTTGTGTGCGAATTGCTTATGAACGAAGTAAGACATCTTTTAAGATCCTCGGACCATACAGAGAGAGCACTTTTGAATGAACATGATATCATGTCTTATCGAGGAGGTTATTCAAAGGAAGATAGAAGAGTCATTGAGCAGAAGATGTTTACCGGACAACTTAGAGCTATTGTAGCCACTAATGCTTTGGAGTTGGGAATAGATTTATCGGATCTAGATATTGTAATTACATGTGGCTTCCCCATTCTGAAGCTGCATATgcatcaacaatttggaaGAGCTGGTAGAGCAAGAGATTCCAAGGGAAGTTTGGCAATATTTGTAGCGGGTCCCACTCCTATTGACCAGTATTACCTAAGCAATTATAAGGATATTCTTGACAAGAACTCCTATGAAGACCTTTGCGTCGATGGACTCTTGGATTTAGGTTCATACCATTTGACATTAGAACAGCACATGCAATGTGCTGCATTTGAGGACCCACTTGATATTGTAGAGGATTTGAAGTGGTTTGCTCCAGATGGTTCAACAGGTAAGGCGAATGCGTTTGTTAAAATCTGTCAGGAGAGACTCCTCAAGGATAATACTGGCAAATACAGGACTTCGCCTAACTTCTTGCCTTGGCCCAGCGATCTTGTTACCATTAGAGCTATAGAAGAGTCTTCCTTTGCTGTTGTAGATATCACTAATGGACGTAATATCgttattgaagaagtggaatCTCTGAGAACCAATTTCACTCTCTACGAAGGTGGCAtttttcttcaccaagGATTCCCCTACTTAGTCAGAGAATTCAATGCGGACCAAAAGTTTGCTAAGGTGGAAAGAGTGAATGTCGATTGGACAACTCTGCAGAGAGATTTTACGGACATGGACCCCATGGAAGCACAATATGTAAAGCAGCTCTATCCACCCAATCTGGCTGTCCCGTCTGATATACCCGTATTTCTTGGTTTGGTGAAAACCACCATAAAAGTGTTTGGCTTTTTTAAGTtgaatagaagaaatgagaTTCTTGAAGCAGTAGACGTCAAAAATTCACCTGTCATTATAATTAATAAGGGATTCTGGGTTGATATAGGTAGTGAGGTAATCGATATCATCAATAAGAAGCAATTATCGCCAGCTGCTGGTATTCATGCTGCTCTGCATGCCATAATCAACATCTTACCTGTTTTCATCAATGGTACGGTTGATACTTCTAGCAAAAGCTACTACTCTGGTGTTGGAGAGGCCGAATTGGTGACAGAATGCAAAGCAccagaaaaggaattcGCGAGACGTGAATCTAACCGTAAGCGACCAGCTAGATTGATCTTTAATGATTCCAAAGGAGGGGAACTAGGCAGTGGCATGTCAGCAAAAGCGtttgaatattttgatGAGATTTTGCAAACCACTTTTGACAAGGTGCGTAATTGTGAATGTGAATGGGGCTGTCCATTGTGTATTGCTCCCAAGTTTTGTAAAGAGAGACTGATAGTGATGTCTAAACCAGCGGCTTTGTTAATTTTGGCTTCCTTGTTGGGATACGATCTTAATGAATTTCAAGAGCAGGTGCAAGATGGGCCGGAGCAAAATATGCCTGCTATCACCATAGAGACCATTGAAAGCGGTCCATCTACtgtgaaattttcaaaggATGTGGAAATAATCAGTGTAAGAAAAGCTCGACACCCTTTGAATCCAAAGGTAGAAGTAAAGGAA